The Deinococcus reticulitermitis genome has a segment encoding these proteins:
- a CDS encoding ammonia-forming cytochrome c nitrite reductase subunit c552: MTTPASPPPPRAPRRALPLWLWPALIVFFGLLGVGVALLLTNIQQRHDEAAQPPAQFVAVKEFETDPAVWGKNFPHQYNSFMKTKEDSGRTPYAGSTPFDKLAQNPFRHTAWAGYPFDAEYNEERGHYWSLDDQKFIKRVKDFDQPGTCANCHAGDVPRLIAEMGWDKMNQTPYKELEKNLHSAVSCGDCHSNKDMSLTITRPAFVTAMAARGFDVKEATHQQMRTYVCAQCHVEYYFEKDTKALVFPWSESKNLEAGITVEDMENYYAKDGHTDWEHKITGGRMIKMQHPDYETYSTGIHAKNGVACADCHMPYTREGAQKVSDHWVRSPLKNINNACQTCHKVPEAELRDRVVTIQNRTNDIKMSAEAAITDAVKAIKAAKDAGATKAQLDQAYTLHRRSQLRWDYVDAESSMGFHSPQEATRTLGHSADLARQAQIEATRVLASLKTPTQ, encoded by the coding sequence ATGACCACTCCCGCTTCCCCTCCCCCGCCGCGTGCGCCCCGGCGCGCCTTGCCGCTGTGGCTGTGGCCCGCGCTGATCGTCTTTTTCGGCCTGCTCGGCGTCGGCGTCGCCCTGCTCCTCACCAACATCCAGCAGCGCCACGACGAGGCCGCGCAGCCGCCCGCGCAGTTCGTGGCGGTGAAGGAGTTCGAGACCGACCCGGCGGTGTGGGGCAAGAATTTCCCGCACCAGTACAACTCCTTCATGAAGACGAAGGAGGACAGCGGACGCACGCCCTACGCGGGCTCGACGCCCTTTGACAAGCTCGCGCAGAACCCCTTTCGCCACACCGCCTGGGCCGGCTATCCCTTCGACGCCGAGTACAACGAGGAGCGCGGGCACTACTGGTCCCTCGACGACCAGAAGTTCATCAAGCGGGTCAAGGACTTCGACCAGCCCGGCACCTGCGCCAACTGCCACGCGGGCGACGTGCCGCGATTGATCGCCGAGATGGGCTGGGACAAGATGAACCAGACCCCCTACAAGGAACTCGAAAAGAACCTGCACAGCGCCGTGAGCTGCGGCGACTGCCATTCCAATAAGGACATGAGCCTCACGATCACCCGCCCGGCGTTCGTGACCGCGATGGCGGCGCGCGGCTTCGACGTGAAGGAAGCGACCCACCAGCAGATGCGCACCTATGTCTGCGCGCAGTGCCACGTCGAGTACTACTTCGAGAAAGACACCAAGGCGCTCGTGTTTCCCTGGAGCGAGAGCAAAAACCTCGAAGCCGGCATCACCGTCGAGGACATGGAGAACTATTACGCCAAGGACGGGCACACCGACTGGGAACACAAGATCACCGGCGGGCGCATGATCAAGATGCAGCACCCCGACTACGAGACCTACTCGACCGGCATCCATGCCAAAAATGGCGTCGCCTGCGCCGACTGCCACATGCCCTACACCCGCGAGGGCGCGCAGAAGGTCAGCGACCACTGGGTCCGCAGCCCGCTGAAAAACATCAACAACGCCTGCCAGACCTGCCACAAGGTGCCGGAAGCCGAACTGCGCGACCGCGTGGTCACCATCCAGAACCGCACCAACGACATCAAGATGAGCGCCGAGGCCGCGATCACCGACGCCGTCAAAGCCATCAAGGCCGCCAAGGACGCCGGCGCCACCAAGGCGCAGCTCGACCAGGCCTACACCCTGCACCGCCGCTCGCAGCTGCGCTGGGACTACGTGGACGCCGAGAGCTCGATGGGCTTCCACAGCCCGCAGGAAGCGACCCGTACCCTCGGCCACAGCGCCGACCTCGCCCGGCAGGCCCAGATCGAGGCGACCCGCGTGCTGGCGAGCCTGAAGACCCCGACCCAGTAA
- a CDS encoding Rieske 2Fe-2S domain-containing protein: MAVDESKRTLLSYWWVLPVAGTLGTFGYMANYARRVTVDKRHPGEPRFEPGPRQAVAALSDFGGAYTFREFTYQNTPCIAVELPEPNAASVTAGGRHFAAYSRLCTHQGCPVNLVEDTELLALSYNYRAEHPMLGCRCHFSVFDPQQGGASVFGKALFPLARVRLAAEGGQLYASGLEPDPRVHTSG, translated from the coding sequence GTGGCGGTAGACGAGTCCAAACGCACCCTGCTGAGCTACTGGTGGGTGCTGCCGGTGGCCGGCACGCTCGGCACCTTCGGGTACATGGCGAACTACGCCCGGCGCGTGACGGTGGACAAGCGCCACCCCGGCGAGCCGCGCTTCGAGCCCGGCCCACGGCAGGCGGTGGCGGCTTTGAGCGACTTCGGCGGAGCCTACACCTTCCGCGAGTTCACGTACCAGAACACGCCGTGCATCGCCGTGGAGTTGCCCGAGCCGAATGCGGCGAGCGTGACGGCGGGCGGGCGGCACTTCGCGGCCTACTCGCGGCTGTGCACCCACCAGGGCTGCCCGGTCAATCTGGTGGAAGACACCGAACTGCTCGCGCTGAGCTACAACTACCGCGCCGAGCACCCCATGCTCGGGTGCCGCTGCCACTTCAGCGTCTTCGATCCGCAGCAGGGCGGCGCGAGCGTCTTCGGCAAAGCGCTCTTTCCCCTCGCGCGTGTGCGCCTCGCCGCCGAGGGTGGGCAACTCTACGCGTCGGGGCTGGAGCCGGACCCCCGGGTCCACACGAGCGGCTGA
- the ccmE gene encoding cytochrome c maturation protein CcmE yields the protein MTTTPLPPARTRRRPRWPLAVAGVAVLGMIGYMVLGNANNNLVYYVLPTEYQQQQEQFAGKTLRLGGLAKDVAYNRDTLALRFNMTDGQTSYPVQYQGAVPDMFRNDAVVVMEGRMQEGTFHGQSLLVKHSEEYKAGDTQASYSPQDLKKILDDQGSQP from the coding sequence ATGACCACCACGCCTCTGCCCCCCGCCCGCACCCGCCGCCGCCCGCGCTGGCCGCTGGCCGTGGCCGGAGTAGCGGTGCTCGGAATGATCGGGTACATGGTGCTCGGCAACGCCAACAACAACCTCGTGTACTACGTGCTGCCCACCGAGTACCAGCAGCAGCAGGAGCAGTTTGCCGGCAAGACGCTGCGGCTCGGCGGGCTCGCCAAGGACGTGGCGTACAACCGCGACACCCTCGCGCTGCGCTTCAACATGACCGACGGCCAGACGAGCTACCCGGTGCAGTACCAGGGCGCGGTGCCTGACATGTTCCGCAACGACGCGGTGGTGGTCATGGAAGGCCGGATGCAGGAGGGGACCTTCCACGGCCAGTCGCTGCTCGTCAAGCACTCCGAGGAGTACAAGGCCGGCGATACCCAGGCGTCGTACTCCCCGCAGGACCTGAAAAAGATCCTCGACGATCAGGGTTCGCAGCCTTGA
- the ccsA gene encoding cytochrome c biogenesis protein CcsA: MRDRLTPTLGAVSLLLLAAGLYLSFASPPDVNQKELVRIYYLHVPTAWVSYLAYGGTMIYSLLYLIRRDTRFDRVAAASAEVGVLMTTLTLFAGSLWAKPTWGTYWTWDPRLTTTAVGLLIYVGYFIIRGLIDDPHRRARVAAVLGVVGTLYIPINYMSVYWWRSIHQTPTVKLLGGLELSADPRMLTAFFTMLAAFTVLYFFLVRLRSILAAREEARLSAQDEAQLRGLNRSLSPLD, from the coding sequence ATGAGGGACCGCCTGACCCCCACACTCGGAGCCGTCTCGCTGCTGCTGCTCGCCGCCGGCCTGTATCTGTCGTTCGCGTCGCCGCCCGACGTGAACCAGAAAGAGCTCGTGCGGATCTACTACCTGCACGTGCCGACCGCCTGGGTGAGTTACCTCGCCTACGGCGGCACGATGATCTACAGCCTGCTCTACCTCATTCGGCGCGACACCCGCTTCGACCGCGTGGCGGCAGCGAGTGCGGAAGTCGGGGTCTTGATGACGACGCTGACGCTGTTCGCCGGCAGCCTGTGGGCCAAGCCGACCTGGGGCACCTACTGGACCTGGGACCCCCGGCTGACGACGACTGCCGTGGGCCTGCTGATCTACGTCGGCTACTTCATCATTCGCGGCCTGATCGACGACCCGCACCGCCGCGCGCGGGTGGCCGCCGTGCTCGGGGTGGTGGGGACGCTGTATATCCCGATCAACTACATGAGCGTGTACTGGTGGCGCTCGATTCACCAGACGCCCACCGTCAAGCTGCTCGGCGGGCTGGAGCTCTCGGCGGACCCGCGCATGCTGACGGCCTTTTTCACCATGCTCGCCGCGTTCACGGTGCTGTATTTCTTCCTCGTGCGCCTGCGCTCGATTCTGGCGGCGCGTGAGGAAGCCCGCCTGAGCGCGCAGGACGAGGCGCAGCTGCGCGGCCTGAACCGCTCCCTGAGCCCGCTGGACTGA
- the ccmA gene encoding heme ABC exporter ATP-binding protein CcmA: MVAPPPAAPDYALHLAHVARKFGAQFVLRDVTLAVAPGEVLALFGGNGAGKTTLLRLIAGLLSPTRGEGRVFGYDLRDKRSVREHVFLMTEGGGLYGDLTARENLDFTARMYGVPERSAELLERVDLAPAAHKRARELSSGMRKRLHLARMLLAPSPLLLLDEPFANLDTAGKEAVLTHLCAAQAEGKTILLSSHEPELAAQVATRQARIEGGVLTAQIPATQGAA; encoded by the coding sequence ATGGTTGCTCCGCCGCCCGCCGCCCCGGACTACGCCCTGCACCTCGCGCACGTCGCGCGCAAATTTGGCGCACAGTTCGTGCTGCGCGACGTGACGCTCGCGGTGGCGCCCGGGGAGGTGCTCGCCCTCTTCGGCGGCAACGGCGCGGGCAAGACCACGCTGCTGCGCCTGATCGCCGGGCTGCTCTCGCCCACGCGCGGGGAGGGGCGGGTCTTCGGCTACGACCTGCGCGACAAACGCAGCGTGCGCGAACACGTCTTTCTGATGACCGAGGGCGGCGGGCTCTATGGCGACCTGACCGCGCGCGAGAACCTCGACTTCACCGCGCGGATGTACGGGGTGCCGGAGCGCAGCGCCGAGTTGCTGGAGCGCGTGGACCTCGCGCCCGCCGCCCACAAACGCGCCCGCGAGCTGAGCAGCGGGATGCGCAAGCGGCTGCACCTCGCGCGGATGCTGCTCGCGCCCTCGCCGCTGCTGCTGCTCGACGAGCCCTTCGCCAACCTCGACACGGCAGGCAAAGAAGCAGTCCTGACCCATTTGTGCGCCGCGCAGGCGGAGGGCAAGACCATTCTCCTGAGCTCGCACGAGCCGGAACTCGCCGCCCAGGTGGCGACCCGGCAGGCCCGGATCGAGGGCGGCGTCCTGACGGCGCAGATCCCGGCGACGCAGGGCGCAGCGTGA
- a CDS encoding TlpA family protein disulfide reductase, which yields MTRWIVPALIAGLVALLAYGLFTPDRDPDSVLVGKPAPTFALQDLGGQTHALTAYAGQPVVVNFWASWCLPCREEAPMFSKVSQETAGRTQFLGIIYNDQPAEAKKFIDQYGLIYPSLVDPGSRTAIGYGVGQLPITFVVDRAGKVVYSKLGAVEEDELRAALKQAGL from the coding sequence GTGACGCGCTGGATCGTGCCCGCCCTGATCGCCGGACTCGTGGCGCTGCTCGCCTACGGCCTGTTCACGCCGGACCGGGACCCCGACAGCGTCCTCGTGGGGAAGCCCGCGCCCACCTTCGCGCTTCAGGACCTCGGCGGGCAGACGCACGCGCTCACGGCCTACGCGGGCCAGCCGGTGGTGGTGAACTTCTGGGCATCGTGGTGCCTGCCCTGCCGCGAGGAAGCGCCGATGTTCTCGAAGGTGTCGCAGGAGACGGCGGGTCGGACCCAGTTTCTCGGCATCATCTACAACGACCAGCCGGCGGAGGCCAAGAAATTCATCGACCAGTACGGCCTGATCTATCCTTCCCTCGTGGACCCCGGCTCGCGCACCGCCATCGGGTACGGGGTGGGGCAGCTCCCGATCACCTTCGTGGTGGACCGCGCCGGCAAAGTCGTGTACTCCAAGCTCGGCGCCGTCGAGGAAGACGAGCTGCGCGCGGCGCTCAAGCAGGCGGGGCTATGA
- a CDS encoding mismatch-specific DNA-glycosylase: MTEDAGGSVPDLTGSGEYLVPDVLRPGLDLVLVGTAPSQISAAQRAYYANPANKFWWVLAEVGLTPRQLRPAEYATLPEYGLGLTDVAKRHSGVDAALPGEAWRPEELLAKLRHHRPRLLAFTSKRGAAETLGVPTGKLPYGRQAFGLEGAEVWVMPSTSPLGHTHFQLGPWQALAARVAEVRAGGEDAPATGFGPLFGG; this comes from the coding sequence ATGACTGAGGACGCGGGAGGGAGTGTTCCCGACCTGACGGGAAGTGGCGAATACCTTGTGCCCGACGTGCTGCGTCCGGGCCTCGATCTCGTGCTCGTCGGTACGGCGCCGAGCCAGATCAGCGCGGCGCAGCGGGCGTACTACGCCAACCCCGCCAACAAGTTCTGGTGGGTGCTCGCCGAGGTGGGCCTGACGCCGCGCCAACTGCGCCCCGCCGAGTACGCCACGCTGCCGGAGTACGGCCTGGGCCTCACCGACGTCGCCAAGCGTCACAGCGGCGTGGACGCGGCGCTGCCCGGCGAGGCGTGGCGCCCGGAGGAACTTCTCGCCAAGCTGCGGCACCACCGCCCGCGCCTGCTGGCCTTCACGAGCAAGCGCGGCGCCGCCGAGACGCTGGGGGTGCCGACGGGAAAACTGCCCTACGGGCGTCAGGCCTTCGGGCTCGAAGGCGCCGAAGTCTGGGTGATGCCCTCCACGAGTCCCCTCGGCCACACCCACTTTCAGCTCGGTCCCTGGCAGGCGCTCGCCGCGCGGGTGGCCGAGGTGCGCGCCGGGGGAGAGGACGCCCCCGCGACGGGCTTCGGCCCCCTCTTCGGCGGCTGA
- the nrfH gene encoding cytochrome c nitrite reductase small subunit yields MRTQANVLVVVAVALAALVGGLGAFTFSHAKGWSYFSSDPQACVNCHVMEPQFASWQHSSHRNVAVCNDCHMPHDFVGKWTTKAINGWNHSVAFTTGNFPEPITIKGRNKEIALHNCQACHATLVGDMHISVSLKHEADAPTCTSCHGNVGHQGNK; encoded by the coding sequence GTGAGAACCCAAGCGAACGTGCTCGTCGTAGTGGCGGTGGCCCTCGCCGCGCTGGTGGGCGGACTGGGGGCGTTTACGTTCAGTCATGCCAAGGGCTGGTCCTACTTTTCGAGCGATCCGCAGGCCTGCGTCAACTGCCATGTGATGGAGCCGCAGTTCGCGTCTTGGCAGCACTCGTCGCACCGCAACGTGGCCGTGTGCAACGACTGCCACATGCCGCACGACTTCGTGGGCAAGTGGACCACCAAGGCGATCAATGGCTGGAACCACAGCGTGGCCTTTACGACCGGCAACTTCCCTGAGCCGATCACGATCAAGGGCCGCAACAAGGAGATCGCCCTCCACAACTGCCAGGCCTGCCACGCGACGCTCGTGGGCGACATGCACATCAGCGTGAGCCTGAAGCACGAGGCCGACGCGCCGACCTGCACGAGCTGTCACGGCAACGTCGGCCACCAGGGCAACAAGTAG
- a CDS encoding sulfite oxidase-like oxidoreductase — protein sequence MLGKFFKKPADDLGGRIPPGQTLTTRFPVLTYGPAQHYRPEEVVVRITGLAEPQTFTWADLLALPQTTLTHDIHCVTHWSKLDTTWTGVRVTDLMERVQLQPGATHVMQRSVGGYTTNLALADFVRSENLLAHTFAGEPLDAEHGGPLRLVVPHLYFWKSAKWLTELEFMPEDRPGFWERNGYHGRGDPFKEQRYDDD from the coding sequence ATGCTCGGCAAGTTCTTCAAGAAACCAGCGGACGATCTGGGCGGGCGCATTCCCCCCGGCCAGACGCTCACCACCCGCTTTCCGGTGCTCACCTACGGCCCGGCGCAGCACTACCGCCCGGAAGAGGTGGTGGTCCGCATCACCGGCCTCGCCGAGCCGCAGACCTTCACCTGGGCCGACCTGCTCGCCCTGCCGCAGACGACGCTCACTCACGACATCCACTGCGTGACCCACTGGAGCAAGCTCGACACGACCTGGACCGGCGTGCGGGTGACCGACCTGATGGAGCGCGTGCAGCTCCAGCCCGGCGCCACCCACGTCATGCAGCGCAGCGTCGGCGGCTACACGACCAATCTGGCTCTCGCAGACTTCGTGCGGTCTGAGAACTTGCTGGCTCACACCTTCGCCGGCGAGCCGCTCGACGCCGAGCACGGCGGACCGCTGCGCCTCGTCGTGCCGCACCTTTACTTCTGGAAGTCGGCCAAATGGCTTACTGAACTCGAGTTCATGCCGGAAGACCGTCCCGGCTTCTGGGAGCGCAACGGTTACCACGGGCGCGGCGACCCCTTCAAAGAGCAGCGCTACGACGATGACTGA
- a CDS encoding cytochrome c-type biogenesis protein yields the protein MSGQAKLTLLCALLLGAAQAQPAASPASPPAQVTSPQTPAAEGPETSDRDGQADALRTGVPDVSGAPVPLTVEQERAAQRLGTKIHCPICSGESIAQSQTDISRQMMDEVRAGIRAGKSEQAILSAFVASYGERILLEPPRRGLNWVLWTGPLAALALGGALWAGYLRRASRPPAQELSAEDERRIQEMLRERREVPGDA from the coding sequence ATGAGCGGGCAGGCCAAGCTGACGCTGCTGTGCGCCCTGCTGCTGGGCGCAGCTCAGGCCCAGCCGGCGGCGAGTCCCGCGTCTCCCCCGGCGCAGGTCACATCTCCCCAGACCCCCGCCGCCGAGGGACCCGAAACCTCGGACCGGGACGGCCAGGCCGACGCGCTGCGGACCGGCGTTCCCGACGTGTCGGGCGCTCCAGTCCCGCTCACCGTCGAGCAGGAGCGCGCGGCCCAGCGGCTCGGGACCAAGATCCACTGCCCGATCTGCTCGGGCGAGAGCATCGCGCAGTCGCAGACCGACATCTCGCGGCAGATGATGGACGAGGTGCGCGCCGGCATCCGCGCCGGCAAGAGCGAGCAGGCCATCCTGAGCGCCTTCGTGGCGAGCTACGGCGAACGCATCCTGCTCGAACCGCCGAGGCGCGGCCTGAACTGGGTGCTGTGGACCGGTCCCCTCGCCGCACTCGCCCTCGGCGGGGCGCTGTGGGCCGGTTACCTGCGCCGCGCGAGCCGCCCGCCCGCCCAGGAACTCAGCGCCGAGGACGAACGCCGCATTCAGGAGATGCTGCGTGAGCGCCGCGAAGTGCCGGGGGACGCATGA
- a CDS encoding c-type cytochrome translates to MIYVLLVLGTLAFVLLLLPVLAPARQDTGDTRRTELEEERELLLAGLGELGAGEPGAADAGTLTREKVRLAQVLHELDHLPPAPAPGRARPALPWAVGTLLGVAALLLVGSLTFFPSWRAVGLSPNERTQLASAAKLPELERAATRSGAVTDYAAWGSAAWDAGQFQTAAKAYTQVLLKERDNPEALRRVGYFLLSDRNMAQDGLGFIARSVQADPQSPEGQLLYGYGLGLFGEYGRGLEVLGTYKKLAPTATDADELIVEYQAKVGGAVDGRLVYAQNCAACHGPAGQGGTGPKIVGSSTLRSEAALRAIILGGAAGMPAFPQLEGKQLDALVKTLQGPQWR, encoded by the coding sequence ATGATCTACGTGCTCCTCGTCCTCGGCACGCTCGCGTTCGTGCTGCTATTGCTGCCGGTCCTGGCCCCCGCCCGGCAGGACACCGGCGACACCCGGCGCACGGAGCTGGAAGAGGAGCGCGAACTGCTGCTCGCGGGCCTGGGGGAACTCGGGGCCGGCGAACCCGGGGCCGCCGACGCCGGCACCCTGACCCGCGAGAAGGTGCGGCTCGCGCAGGTACTGCACGAACTCGATCACCTTCCCCCCGCCCCGGCGCCCGGACGCGCCCGCCCCGCGCTGCCCTGGGCGGTGGGAACGCTGCTCGGGGTGGCGGCGCTGCTGCTGGTGGGCAGCCTGACCTTTTTCCCATCGTGGCGCGCGGTGGGCCTCTCGCCCAATGAGCGCACGCAACTGGCGAGCGCGGCGAAACTGCCCGAACTCGAGCGCGCGGCCACCCGCAGCGGGGCAGTCACCGACTACGCCGCCTGGGGAAGCGCGGCCTGGGACGCCGGGCAGTTTCAGACCGCCGCCAAGGCGTACACCCAGGTGCTCCTCAAGGAGCGCGACAACCCCGAGGCGCTGCGGCGGGTGGGGTACTTCCTGCTCAGTGACCGCAACATGGCGCAAGACGGCCTGGGCTTCATCGCCCGCAGCGTTCAGGCCGACCCGCAGTCGCCCGAGGGCCAGCTGCTCTACGGCTACGGCCTGGGCCTCTTCGGGGAGTACGGGCGGGGCCTCGAAGTGCTGGGCACTTATAAAAAGCTCGCCCCCACCGCCACCGACGCCGACGAGCTGATCGTGGAGTACCAGGCGAAGGTGGGCGGCGCGGTAGATGGCCGGCTCGTCTATGCCCAGAACTGCGCCGCGTGCCACGGCCCGGCGGGGCAGGGCGGGACCGGGCCGAAGATCGTCGGCTCGTCCACGCTGCGGAGCGAGGCGGCGCTGCGCGCGATCATTCTGGGCGGCGCCGCCGGCATGCCGGCCTTTCCGCAGCTCGAAGGCAAGCAGCTGGACGCGCTCGTGAAGACGCTCCAGGGGCCGCAATGGAGATAA
- a CDS encoding heme lyase CcmF/NrfE family subunit, which produces MTDFLGTAFSPLGAAGTLSLLLALGFTLVALVSGVLGGLRRDERLTGMARSALWGNFAFMTAALGLLEYAILTDDFSVRYVANHSMSVSPLWVKVVTLWAALEGSVLLWAWMLSLYAFLASLTARRDVLRPWVLATMAVSVAFFVGLNLTVASPFTPVVDVPTDGRGPNPLLQNHWMMAVHPVLMYLGFVGLSVPFAYAVAALITGRLGESWLVQTRRWTLVAWGFLSAAIAAGAWWSYEILGWGGYWAWDPVENASFIPWLLATAFLHSVQIQERRRMLKSWNIHLIVFAYAATVLGTFLTRSGVVESVHAFSNGPIGPVFLGFFVLLVALGVGLATWRLPQIRDPHSLDSPVSREGAVLGGNVVFVVFALFVVLGTLFPVLVEALRGIRTSVGEPFYNYFAIPLGLLLLLLMGIGPVMPWRKLGGSLWALARWPVLAFVAGTALAFAFGIRNLGLALTLGLCAYNVVGLASLIGGSVRARGGLRSLPGLVREYPRRYGAYLAHLGIVLMAVGIGFSSTYKARQEVTLRLNQPQSVLGKTVTLTRVGSEQRPERQSIVATVRVGEETLTPKLNRYVNMPQEVAMPAVKYHLMGDTYVTLLAGGVQEGWATVAVIDSPLVSWIWWGSAVLLLGTALSVTAPIRETVAVPAPQRLPSGGVTA; this is translated from the coding sequence ATGACTGATTTTCTCGGCACCGCTTTCAGCCCGCTCGGTGCGGCGGGGACGCTGTCGCTGCTGCTCGCGCTCGGGTTCACACTCGTCGCGCTCGTGTCGGGCGTGCTCGGCGGCCTGCGGCGCGACGAACGGCTCACGGGCATGGCGCGGTCCGCCCTGTGGGGCAACTTCGCGTTCATGACCGCCGCGCTCGGGCTGCTCGAATACGCGATCCTGACCGACGACTTCTCGGTGCGCTACGTCGCCAACCACTCGATGAGCGTCTCACCGCTGTGGGTCAAGGTGGTCACGCTGTGGGCCGCGCTCGAAGGCAGCGTGCTGCTCTGGGCGTGGATGCTGTCGCTCTACGCGTTTCTCGCCTCGCTCACCGCCCGCCGGGACGTGCTGCGGCCCTGGGTGCTCGCGACGATGGCGGTCTCGGTGGCCTTTTTCGTGGGCCTGAACCTGACGGTGGCGAGCCCCTTCACGCCGGTCGTGGACGTGCCCACGGACGGGCGCGGCCCCAATCCCCTCTTGCAAAACCACTGGATGATGGCCGTGCACCCGGTGCTGATGTACCTCGGTTTCGTGGGCCTGAGCGTGCCGTTTGCCTACGCGGTCGCGGCGCTGATCACCGGGCGGCTCGGTGAGTCGTGGCTGGTGCAGACGCGGCGCTGGACGCTGGTGGCCTGGGGCTTCCTGAGCGCGGCCATCGCGGCGGGCGCGTGGTGGAGTTACGAGATTCTGGGCTGGGGCGGCTACTGGGCCTGGGATCCGGTGGAGAACGCTTCCTTCATTCCCTGGCTGCTCGCGACGGCCTTCCTGCACTCGGTCCAGATTCAGGAGCGACGCCGGATGCTCAAGAGCTGGAACATTCACCTGATCGTGTTCGCTTACGCCGCGACGGTGCTCGGAACCTTCCTGACGCGCTCGGGCGTGGTCGAGAGCGTGCACGCCTTTTCGAACGGTCCCATTGGGCCAGTCTTCCTGGGCTTTTTCGTGCTGCTCGTGGCGCTCGGGGTGGGCCTGGCGACGTGGCGGCTGCCACAGATTCGCGATCCGCACAGCCTCGACTCGCCGGTCTCGCGCGAGGGCGCGGTGCTCGGCGGCAACGTGGTGTTCGTGGTCTTCGCGCTGTTCGTGGTGCTCGGGACGCTGTTTCCGGTCCTTGTAGAGGCGCTGCGCGGCATCCGCACGAGCGTGGGCGAGCCCTTTTACAACTACTTCGCCATTCCCCTCGGCCTGCTGCTGCTGCTGCTGATGGGCATCGGGCCGGTGATGCCGTGGCGCAAACTCGGCGGCAGCCTGTGGGCACTCGCGCGCTGGCCGGTCCTGGCGTTCGTGGCGGGAACCGCGCTGGCCTTCGCGTTCGGCATCCGCAACCTCGGCCTCGCGCTGACGCTCGGGCTGTGCGCTTACAACGTGGTGGGGCTCGCCAGCCTGATCGGCGGCAGCGTCCGGGCGCGCGGCGGCCTGCGCTCGCTGCCGGGCCTCGTGCGCGAGTATCCCCGGCGTTACGGCGCCTACCTCGCACACCTCGGCATCGTGCTGATGGCGGTCGGCATCGGCTTTTCGAGCACCTACAAGGCCCGGCAGGAGGTGACGCTGCGGCTCAACCAGCCTCAGAGCGTCCTCGGCAAGACGGTCACGCTGACGCGGGTCGGCAGCGAGCAGCGCCCCGAGCGGCAGTCCATCGTGGCGACGGTGCGGGTGGGCGAGGAGACGCTGACGCCCAAGCTCAACCGCTACGTCAACATGCCGCAGGAGGTCGCCATGCCCGCCGTGAAGTACCACCTGATGGGCGACACCTACGTCACGCTGCTCGCGGGCGGCGTGCAGGAGGGCTGGGCGACGGTGGCCGTGATCGACTCGCCGCTCGTGTCGTGGATCTGGTGGGGCAGCGCGGTGCTGCTGCTCGGCACCGCCCTGAGCGTGACCGCGCCGATTCGTGAGACGGTGGCGGTCCCCGCGCCGCAGCGCCTGCCCTCCGGCGGGGTGACGGCGTGA
- a CDS encoding heme exporter protein CcmB, protein MRTAWTVLLKDLRLEGRSKDVLSTTLFFAGLVVLIMGFAFGPDTDKLRTAAAGVLWCALAFASVLASGRAWAGEQESGALESLLLYPASHEWLYLGKAAANAGLMLVLGAVTAALTSIFFDVQYASLGLLALTVTLGVLGLSLVTTFYAAITVNLRAKEALLPVLSFPIIIPVMIGAVKSTALLTGDLNPGDYWAWTRLLLGFDLVTLLVATFAFPHAVES, encoded by the coding sequence GTGAGAACAGCCTGGACAGTGCTGCTCAAGGACTTGAGGCTGGAGGGCCGCAGCAAGGACGTGCTGTCCACCACCCTCTTTTTCGCCGGGCTCGTCGTGCTGATCATGGGCTTCGCGTTCGGCCCCGATACCGACAAATTGCGGACCGCCGCCGCCGGGGTGCTGTGGTGCGCGCTCGCCTTCGCCTCGGTGCTCGCCTCGGGGCGGGCGTGGGCCGGCGAGCAGGAGAGCGGGGCGCTCGAAAGCCTGCTGCTCTACCCCGCCTCGCATGAATGGCTCTACCTCGGCAAGGCGGCAGCCAACGCGGGGCTGATGCTCGTGCTCGGCGCGGTGACGGCGGCGCTGACCTCCATCTTCTTCGACGTGCAGTACGCGAGCCTGGGCCTGCTTGCGCTCACCGTCACGCTCGGGGTGCTCGGGCTGAGCCTGGTGACCACCTTCTACGCCGCGATCACCGTCAACCTGCGCGCCAAAGAAGCGCTGCTGCCGGTGCTGAGTTTTCCCATCATCATCCCCGTCATGATCGGGGCCGTGAAGTCCACGGCGCTGCTGACCGGCGACCTGAACCCCGGCGACTACTGGGCCTGGACGCGGCTGCTGCTCGGCTTCGACCTCGTGACGCTGCTGGTGGCGACCTTCGCGTTTCCGCACGCGGTGGAGAGCTGA